From a single Bacillota bacterium genomic region:
- a CDS encoding DUF262 domain-containing protein, with product MSTQRYSVTPHPIETILTWVKSGEIAIPEIQRPFVWNATKIRNFLDSLYQGYPVGYLIAWRNPTVKLKDGTTSAGKRILIDGQQRVTALMAALLGKEVLAKDYSTVRIKIAFNPIEERFEVSNPAIQKDVAWINDIADVFSPDASISELTDLYAERNPGTDRRYISRVLERLRKIIYNHVGIIELHDDLDIETVTEIFIRVNSAGVELSQADFAMSKIAVNEKYGGNLLRKAIDYFCHCAVEPEFLARIEKIDTRFAASEFFSMMRWLKDVNDDIYDPTYTDMLRVAFTPEFKRGKLQDLVALLSGRNFETKQYEESIAEESFSRLKKGIIAFINQTHFERFTMILRSAGFITSNLIGSRNAVNFAYIIYLRGRAEGMPADEIERLVRRWYAMSILTGRYAGNPETVFDVDIRQIEAHGLAAYSNAVIESELPESFWTGLLPQQMDTSSSISPYFIAYQAAQVKLGDKGFLSRDITVRDLLLNHSDVHHIYPRNYLKKQGLSRGRYNQIANFVLAQSEINIAIGDKAPEQYFAELAEQSRGGKKRYGGITEEEQMRENLRMHCLPETMLDGNISSYDDFLEQRRRLMAQKIKSWFEVL from the coding sequence TTGTCTACGCAGCGCTATTCCGTAACTCCTCATCCAATAGAAACAATATTAACCTGGGTCAAATCAGGCGAGATTGCCATACCAGAGATACAACGCCCCTTTGTATGGAACGCAACCAAAATTAGGAATTTTCTTGATTCGCTTTACCAGGGCTATCCGGTAGGTTATCTAATAGCTTGGCGAAATCCTACAGTAAAACTTAAAGATGGCACTACATCAGCTGGAAAGCGCATCTTAATTGATGGCCAACAACGAGTCACAGCTCTTATGGCTGCGCTCCTTGGGAAAGAGGTTCTTGCTAAAGATTACTCCACCGTGCGCATAAAAATTGCGTTCAATCCCATTGAAGAGAGGTTTGAGGTTTCAAACCCGGCAATCCAAAAAGACGTAGCTTGGATAAACGACATTGCAGACGTATTCTCACCGGATGCAAGCATTAGCGAGTTAACGGACTTATATGCCGAGAGAAATCCAGGCACCGATCGAAGATATATCTCCCGTGTGCTTGAAAGGCTGCGCAAAATCATCTACAACCACGTCGGGATAATCGAGCTTCACGACGATCTTGACATCGAGACGGTTACTGAGATCTTTATTCGCGTTAATTCTGCTGGTGTTGAACTTTCGCAAGCTGATTTTGCTATGTCAAAGATTGCAGTTAATGAAAAATATGGCGGTAATTTACTTCGCAAGGCCATTGACTATTTCTGCCACTGTGCTGTCGAACCAGAATTCTTGGCGCGCATAGAGAAGATTGATACGAGGTTTGCGGCCTCAGAATTCTTCTCGATGATGCGCTGGCTAAAAGATGTAAACGACGATATCTACGATCCCACATACACCGATATGTTGCGCGTAGCCTTCACACCGGAGTTCAAGCGGGGCAAGCTCCAAGATCTCGTTGCGCTGCTCTCAGGCCGCAATTTTGAGACAAAGCAGTACGAGGAATCCATTGCCGAGGAGTCTTTTTCGCGTCTTAAAAAAGGGATCATTGCTTTTATAAACCAGACACATTTTGAACGCTTTACCATGATATTGCGCTCAGCCGGTTTTATTACAAGCAATCTTATAGGGAGCAGGAACGCAGTTAATTTTGCCTATATCATATATCTGCGTGGTCGTGCCGAAGGTATGCCTGCAGATGAAATAGAACGGCTGGTAAGGCGCTGGTATGCCATGTCGATACTAACTGGTCGCTATGCTGGAAATCCTGAGACGGTCTTTGATGTTGATATCCGCCAGATTGAAGCCCACGGGCTTGCAGCATACTCAAATGCCGTTATTGAGTCCGAACTGCCGGAGAGTTTTTGGACTGGGCTTCTGCCCCAGCAGATGGATACCTCTTCCTCAATCAGCCCATACTTTATTGCGTATCAGGCAGCACAGGTTAAACTTGGAGACAAAGGCTTTCTCTCGCGGGATATCACGGTACGGGATTTGCTCTTAAACCATAGCGATGTGCATCACATCTACCCGCGGAACTATCTAAAAAAGCAAGGGCTTTCACGTGGCCGCTACAACCAGATTGCCAATTTTGTGCTTGCACAAAGCGAGATCAATATCGCCATCGGTGATAAAGCACCTGAGCAATATTTTGCCGAACTTGCTGAGCAGAGCCGAGGCGGCAAGAAGCGATATGGCGGGATAACAGAAGAAGAGCAGATGCGAGAAAACCTGCGTATGCACTGTCTGCCGGAGACTATGCTGGATGGCAATATTTCTTCTTACGATGACTTCCTTGAGCAACGCCGCAGGCTAATGGCTCAGAAGATCAAGAGCTGGTTCGAGGTGCTTTGA
- a CDS encoding hemerythrin domain-containing protein, whose product MPPVDQLMSEHRLIERMIRQLKRELSRIETTRKVEQSFIDITIDFFRVYTDFMHHGKEEHILFGELDVKPLLPEHRIMMEELLQEHVYVRKVVKDLLEAKERYEQKNDRSLIDIIRTMHILSSFYPAHIEKENRHFFPLSMEYFSQNERNQMLEAFYKFDSRLIHELYNEKISKLERK is encoded by the coding sequence ATGCCGCCAGTTGATCAGTTAATGTCAGAGCACAGACTTATTGAACGAATGATAAGACAACTCAAGCGCGAGCTCTCAAGAATAGAAACAACTCGAAAGGTAGAGCAAAGTTTTATAGATATTACTATTGATTTTTTTAGGGTTTATACCGATTTTATGCACCATGGCAAAGAAGAGCACATTCTTTTTGGTGAGCTAGATGTAAAACCGCTCTTGCCTGAACACAGGATTATGATGGAGGAGCTGTTGCAGGAACATGTCTACGTCCGAAAAGTGGTTAAAGACCTCCTAGAGGCCAAGGAGCGATACGAGCAAAAAAACGATAGATCTTTAATAGATATTATTAGGACTATGCATATACTTAGCTCATTTTATCCTGCGCATATCGAGAAAGAAAATAGACACTTCTTTCCCCTGTCGATGGAATATTTCAGCCAAAATGAGCGCAATCAGATGCTAGAAGCCTTTTATAAATTCGACAGTCGCCTAATCCACGAACTTTACAATGAAAAGATTTCAAAGCTTGAGCGAAAATAG
- a CDS encoding PAS domain S-box protein — MNIWKERAEERLEHLVESIPDGIIFFNNNGRIVFINSIVENIFGLKQSDIIGRAYNDPAWKVTTLDGKPLPEEDHPFVRIMRTGNPLYNFEHIHIRPDGTQVIVSANAAPFHDATGAIAGVILSLTDITKHKTTEKLLKESEERYRYLVELSPDGIAVHSEGKLVYVNNAALKILGAEKPEDLIGKPVLEFVHPDYIEAAKERLKLMQEGKPVSPLEEKFIRLDGESVDVEVAAAPIIYQGKPSVLVVARDITERKKASEEILESRREVLTILESITDGLFAVDADWRLTYVNQKAAELVERKKSSFYLEISGSYSQKQYPLLFIKNLPEQ, encoded by the coding sequence GTGAACATCTGGAAGGAAAGAGCGGAAGAAAGGCTAGAACATCTAGTTGAATCTATCCCTGATGGGATTATCTTCTTCAACAATAATGGTCGTATTGTGTTTATCAATTCAATAGTTGAGAATATATTTGGCTTAAAACAGAGCGACATTATAGGGCGTGCTTATAACGACCCAGCATGGAAAGTTACTACATTAGACGGAAAACCCCTTCCAGAGGAAGATCATCCCTTTGTGCGGATTATGCGCACAGGCAATCCGTTATATAACTTTGAGCATATCCACATACGCCCAGACGGCACCCAGGTAATCGTAAGCGCCAACGCCGCACCATTTCATGACGCGACGGGTGCTATTGCTGGCGTTATCCTATCGCTTACCGACATCACCAAGCATAAAACAACCGAGAAATTACTTAAAGAAAGCGAGGAGCGTTACCGTTATTTGGTGGAACTTTCACCTGATGGGATAGCAGTTCATAGTGAAGGAAAACTCGTCTACGTAAATAATGCTGCTTTAAAGATACTCGGCGCAGAAAAACCAGAAGACCTTATTGGCAAACCAGTGCTTGAGTTTGTCCATCCGGATTACATTGAAGCAGCAAAAGAGCGGCTTAAACTGATGCAGGAGGGCAAACCAGTAAGTCCGCTCGAAGAAAAGTTTATCCGGCTTGATGGAGAATCAGTAGATGTTGAAGTGGCAGCAGCACCCATTATCTATCAAGGCAAACCGTCAGTGCTGGTTGTTGCCCGCGATATCACAGAGCGCAAAAAAGCATCAGAAGAAATTCTGGAGTCACGGCGAGAGGTGTTGACAATACTTGAAAGTATAACAGATGGGCTTTTTGCAGTTGATGCCGATTGGCGCCTTACCTATGTAAATCAAAAAGCGGCAGAGCTTGTTGAAAGAAAAAAGAGCAGCTTTTATTTAGAAATCTCTGGGAGTTATTCCCAGAAGCAGTACCCCTTGCTTTTTATAAAGAACTTACCAGAGCAGTAA
- a CDS encoding serine/threonine-protein phosphatase has translation MMPEKISGIDFGYLYRPATEAEKVGGDFYNIFELGENKIGIVIGDVSSKGLEAATLSSLAKNTIKAYACEETSAALTMAKTDEVVRKVSGTEIFVTVFFGILDKESGILTYCSAGHPPGILKRKTGETSFLITSSPVIGAFAGLNYIDDKAKLEKGDVLILYTNGVTEARCNREFFGEQRLVRFIKDLKPLKARKIPQVIFDEITKCASEKLADDVALLAVSLEV, from the coding sequence ATGATGCCAGAAAAGATATCGGGCATTGATTTTGGTTACCTTTATCGGCCTGCAACAGAAGCTGAAAAGGTTGGCGGAGATTTTTACAACATCTTTGAGTTGGGAGAGAACAAGATAGGAATCGTTATAGGAGATGTCTCAAGCAAGGGCTTAGAGGCAGCAACACTATCCTCGCTTGCTAAAAATACCATCAAGGCTTATGCTTGCGAGGAAACCTCAGCGGCCCTAACCATGGCAAAAACAGACGAAGTGGTCAGAAAGGTATCCGGCACTGAAATATTTGTTACCGTCTTCTTCGGCATTCTTGATAAAGAATCGGGCATTCTTACCTACTGCAGCGCCGGCCACCCCCCAGGTATACTTAAAAGAAAAACAGGAGAAACTTCGTTTCTTATTACAAGCTCCCCAGTTATTGGCGCCTTTGCCGGTTTAAACTATATAGATGATAAGGCAAAGCTTGAAAAAGGCGATGTTTTAATCCTTTACACAAATGGAGTAACCGAAGCAAGATGCAACAGAGAGTTTTTTGGTGAGCAAAGACTTGTAAGATTTATAAAGGATTTAAAGCCGCTAAAGGCAAGAAAAATACCCCAAGTAATCTTTGATGAGATTACAAAATGCGCCAGTGAAAAATTAGCAGACGACGTGGCTTTGCTTGCAGTCAGTCTTGAGGTTTAG
- a CDS encoding SRPBCC family protein — protein MEREKTLIINAPIDRVYDMWIRSSDYPKLLSHVKEVTLTGPTTEHWKVELAGMPLEFDIELTDVQENRHLAWKSISGIENSGFVHFEPVPEGTKVTVHFNFLPELYPPELAEKMGAGGIIENQIQEDLDNLKSRIESMAKAA, from the coding sequence TTGGAAAGAGAAAAAACATTAATTATCAATGCTCCAATCGATAGGGTGTATGATATGTGGATTCGCTCCTCGGACTATCCAAAACTGTTGTCCCACGTCAAGGAGGTAACGTTAACAGGCCCAACTACAGAGCATTGGAAGGTAGAACTAGCTGGGATGCCGCTTGAATTTGATATTGAACTCACCGATGTTCAGGAGAACCGACACCTAGCATGGAAATCGATATCCGGCATAGAAAATAGCGGGTTTGTTCACTTCGAGCCGGTTCCTGAGGGCACTAAAGTGACGGTTCACTTTAACTTTTTGCCCGAGCTATACCCGCCGGAGCTTGCCGAGAAAATGGGTGCAGGCGGGATCATTGAGAATCAGATTCAGGAGGATCTTGATAATCTAAAATCCCGTATCGAGAGTATGGCAAAGGCGGCTTAA
- a CDS encoding GNAT family N-acetyltransferase has translation MALERSPAQQKIIVTPAKPADSRIAAGLIRLAMGKVADFMFGFGSSTRATNMIENLFTQNGSRFSYQLAHTARTANGDIVGIVIAYPCSKTVGLHVVMARQLLPIYGMLNSLLFLWNALVLLMGVLSFGQSKTCWGDEYYISTLAVLPEFQGMGIGTMLLAYVEDEAKKAGFRKCSLGVDIENDHAIRLYEHLGYKIVETVKVKRFSKRIGSRGFYRMVKPLV, from the coding sequence ATGGCTTTAGAAAGATCACCGGCGCAACAGAAGATAATCGTAACACCGGCAAAACCTGCCGATTCTCGGATAGCTGCAGGTCTGATACGCTTGGCTATGGGCAAAGTCGCGGATTTTATGTTTGGTTTTGGCAGCTCCACCAGGGCGACCAATATGATAGAAAATCTTTTCACTCAAAACGGAAGCAGGTTTAGCTATCAATTGGCACACACTGCCAGAACAGCTAACGGCGACATTGTCGGTATAGTTATCGCCTATCCCTGCAGCAAAACAGTCGGCCTGCATGTGGTTATGGCCAGGCAATTACTTCCCATATACGGTATGCTTAATTCACTTCTTTTTTTATGGAACGCCTTGGTTTTGTTAATGGGCGTGCTTTCCTTTGGACAGTCAAAGACGTGCTGGGGCGATGAATATTATATAAGCACGCTGGCAGTTCTACCTGAATTTCAGGGGATGGGTATCGGCACAATGCTTCTTGCCTATGTGGAAGATGAGGCTAAGAAGGCTGGCTTTAGAAAATGTTCATTAGGCGTTGATATTGAGAACGATCATGCAATTAGGCTTTATGAGCATCTTGGATATAAGATTGTTGAAACCGTTAAAGTCAAGCGCTTTAGTAAGCGAATTGGCTCTAGAGGTTTTTATCGGATGGTGAAACCGCTTGTTTGA
- a CDS encoding CapA family protein, with protein sequence MNKIFYTAIFIVIIIALSALYLLNLFGLEAAKKPNSVKTALKLHSEQKLGASRSKAKKRRVAVTRLSSELDNINGKELSRMVASGGQTTISPTNTIIDTVTVIDLDQLTPEYKALTIDGLSVWDDTDYPLVVEANNPNEEEFDKSKVIKMTAVGDVILGRTVYRKMAEKGFTSPFSNVAARLSQADITMADLECPLSDSFTPPIHGMNFLSPRKGVEGLVASGIDIVGLANNHSTNFGSKAFLDTLDVLNENKIAYVGGGANETEAKSSKVLTVKGKKFAFLNFNSIVGDMAAKGNSAGDWHVNLPPWSKTDQKQIDETLNAIKTARTNNDFVIVMVHWGQEYTRDPSQEMKSLAHQLVDAGADLVIGTHPHWIQGVEIYKDKFIAYSLGNFVFDQEWSIETKQGMILDAVFYGNRLVNVSLTPVLIEDFHRPRILGKDEAKPIMDTLWQSSRRINAP encoded by the coding sequence ATGAATAAAATATTTTACACAGCGATATTTATAGTGATAATTATTGCGTTATCGGCACTTTACCTCCTCAACCTTTTTGGCCTCGAGGCAGCTAAGAAGCCGAACAGCGTTAAAACCGCATTAAAGCTTCACTCTGAACAGAAACTCGGAGCCAGTCGATCAAAAGCAAAGAAGCGCCGGGTAGCAGTAACACGCCTTTCAAGCGAGCTTGATAACATTAACGGCAAAGAGTTATCTCGGATGGTTGCCTCAGGCGGACAAACAACCATTTCGCCTACCAATACAATAATCGATACGGTAACCGTCATAGATTTGGATCAACTCACCCCTGAATACAAAGCCCTCACAATCGACGGCCTCTCTGTCTGGGACGACACCGATTATCCACTGGTCGTTGAAGCAAACAACCCTAACGAGGAAGAGTTTGATAAGTCTAAGGTGATCAAGATGACTGCCGTAGGTGATGTCATCCTTGGCAGAACAGTTTACCGTAAAATGGCCGAGAAAGGTTTTACCAGCCCGTTTTCAAATGTTGCGGCAAGGCTGTCGCAGGCCGATATCACTATGGCCGACTTGGAGTGCCCTCTATCGGATAGCTTTACTCCGCCGATTCACGGCATGAACTTTCTGTCTCCACGCAAAGGCGTCGAGGGTCTGGTCGCATCCGGTATCGACATTGTTGGGCTTGCCAATAACCACAGCACCAATTTTGGCAGTAAAGCCTTCCTGGATACTCTGGATGTGCTTAATGAAAATAAGATAGCCTACGTCGGCGGAGGCGCAAACGAGACTGAGGCTAAGAGCTCTAAAGTTTTGACTGTTAAGGGTAAAAAATTTGCGTTTCTGAATTTTAACTCAATCGTTGGGGACATGGCGGCGAAAGGCAACTCTGCCGGTGACTGGCATGTAAATCTTCCGCCATGGAGCAAAACGGACCAGAAACAGATCGACGAGACACTAAATGCTATTAAAACAGCACGCACGAATAACGACTTCGTAATTGTTATGGTTCATTGGGGCCAGGAGTACACACGAGACCCGAGCCAGGAGATGAAGTCACTCGCCCATCAGCTTGTAGATGCGGGGGCTGATTTGGTAATTGGAACCCATCCGCACTGGATTCAAGGGGTTGAAATTTACAAAGATAAATTCATCGCCTATTCGCTCGGTAACTTTGTGTTCGACCAGGAATGGTCAATTGAGACTAAGCAAGGCATGATCCTTGATGCGGTGTTTTATGGCAACAGGCTGGTTAACGTGAGTCTGACGCCAGTTTTAATTGAGGATTTTCACAGGCCGCGAATCTTGGGCAAGGATGAGGCTAAACCTATTATGGATACGCTTTGGCAAAGCAGCAGGAGAATCAATGCACCCTGA
- the uvrB gene encoding excinuclease ABC subunit UvrB produces the protein MNKFKIEAPYEPKGDQPKAIETLVNGVRTGLDYQTLLGVTGSGKTYTMAKVIESVGKPSLVIAPNKTLAAQLCNEFKYFFPKNAVEYFVSYYDYYQPEAYIPHTDTYIEKDSSINDEIDKLRHAATSALFTREDVIIVASVSCIYGLGSPEDYAATVVFLNVGEDYDIDDILKKLVKIKYQRNDISFTRGTFRVRGDILEIFPAYDEVAVRIEFFGDTVERIATIDPLTGEILKNHERMSIYPATHFVTLEDKIERALLSIQNELDERLFELREAGKLLEAQRLEQRTKYDIEMIREVGYCNGIENYSRHFSGKAPGEPPDTLLDYFPDDFLVLIDESHITIPQLNGMYNGDRSRKQTLVDYGFRLPSAVDNRPLKFNEFIEKVPQIIFVSATPGPYEEQVSKQVAEQIVRPTGLVDPEVVVKPTKGQIDDLLDMVRDRVNKNERVLITTLTKKMAEDLTDYMQEMGVKVRYLHSDIDTLERVKILTDLRLGEFDVLVGINLLREGLDLPEVSLVAILDADKEGFLRSERSLIQTIGRAARNVSGQVVMYADTVTDSMRRAINETNRRRKLQMAYNRKHGIEPETIRKAVTDIIQTAVAESGKLYKTKQAGDIVQRIPQKELEALIRALEEEMRSAAERLDFEQAALLRDEIIDLRKELDALGDAKRPHLRVVK, from the coding sequence ATGAATAAATTTAAAATCGAGGCTCCCTATGAACCGAAAGGGGACCAGCCGAAAGCGATAGAGACATTGGTCAACGGTGTGCGCACAGGTCTTGATTACCAAACCCTGCTTGGCGTTACCGGCTCGGGTAAGACTTACACCATGGCCAAAGTAATTGAAAGTGTTGGAAAACCGTCGCTTGTTATCGCTCCGAATAAGACTCTTGCGGCGCAGCTCTGCAACGAGTTCAAATACTTCTTCCCAAAGAATGCGGTAGAGTATTTCGTGAGTTATTACGATTACTACCAGCCCGAGGCCTATATCCCGCATACCGACACCTATATCGAAAAAGACTCGTCAATTAATGATGAGATAGACAAGCTCCGGCACGCCGCGACGAGTGCGCTTTTTACACGCGAGGATGTCATAATTGTAGCTTCCGTTTCGTGTATCTACGGCTTGGGATCACCCGAGGATTACGCGGCAACAGTTGTTTTTCTAAACGTAGGTGAGGACTATGACATTGACGACATCCTAAAAAAACTCGTTAAAATCAAATACCAGCGAAACGATATTAGCTTCACCAGGGGCACATTCAGGGTGAGGGGAGACATTCTTGAGATATTTCCGGCTTATGATGAGGTAGCAGTGCGCATTGAATTCTTTGGCGATACCGTCGAGCGCATTGCAACTATCGACCCGCTGACTGGCGAAATACTTAAGAACCATGAGCGAATGTCCATATATCCGGCGACACACTTCGTCACGCTTGAGGATAAAATCGAGCGCGCGCTTCTATCCATCCAAAACGAGCTGGATGAGAGGCTTTTCGAGTTACGTGAGGCGGGTAAGTTGCTGGAGGCGCAGCGGCTTGAGCAGCGCACGAAATACGACATAGAGATGATCCGCGAAGTCGGCTATTGTAACGGCATCGAGAACTACTCGAGGCATTTCTCAGGTAAAGCCCCGGGCGAGCCGCCGGATACCTTATTGGATTACTTCCCGGATGACTTCCTGGTGCTTATTGACGAGTCTCACATAACCATCCCCCAACTAAATGGGATGTATAACGGTGACCGCTCACGTAAGCAGACACTGGTCGATTATGGGTTCAGGCTGCCTTCGGCGGTCGATAACCGCCCGCTCAAGTTTAACGAATTTATTGAAAAAGTGCCGCAGATAATATTTGTTAGCGCAACTCCCGGTCCGTATGAGGAGCAGGTCTCAAAACAGGTTGCCGAACAAATCGTCCGTCCAACTGGTCTAGTCGATCCAGAGGTCGTCGTCAAGCCAACGAAGGGGCAGATAGACGATTTGCTGGACATGGTGCGAGACCGTGTCAACAAAAACGAGCGCGTTTTGATTACAACCTTGACCAAGAAGATGGCCGAGGATTTGACCGATTATATGCAGGAGATGGGAGTTAAGGTACGCTATCTGCACTCAGATATCGATACGCTCGAGCGGGTAAAGATCTTAACCGATTTACGGCTTGGTGAATTTGACGTTCTTGTTGGCATCAACCTACTTCGCGAGGGCCTGGATCTGCCTGAGGTGTCACTCGTTGCCATTCTAGATGCCGACAAGGAAGGGTTCTTGCGCTCAGAGCGCTCTCTTATCCAGACCATTGGTCGCGCCGCCAGAAATGTTAGCGGCCAGGTTGTCATGTATGCCGATACAGTGACCGACTCCATGAGGCGCGCCATAAATGAGACAAATAGAAGACGCAAGCTCCAGATGGCTTACAACAGAAAGCATGGTATTGAGCCAGAGACAATCCGCAAGGCCGTAACAGATATCATTCAGACGGCTGTTGCCGAATCGGGCAAGCTGTATAAAACAAAGCAGGCCGGGGATATTGTCCAGAGAATTCCGCAAAAAGAACTCGAAGCCCTAATTAGGGCTCTCGAGGAAGAAATGAGATCGGCAGCGGAACGATTGGATTTCGAGCAGGCTGCCCTACTTCGCGATGAGATAATTGATTTAAGAAAAGAACTCGATGCGCTTGGTGATGCAAAGAGACCGCATTTAAGAGTAGTGAAGTAG
- a CDS encoding PilZ domain-containing protein translates to MPDKTIICKAVDRPLVDGVEIGGLLTIIRPTDEGSCVIPVKVTAISDKGEIIATTPIGKPQRVQRRVFPRIKIDNNIQMKIQFDRYNSRYKSLKVYDVSGGGVGATIYSKNPIEVGQLARLEMELSNRQNKINAIGKVVHCTMRGSSTSEYLLGFKFVEISELDQQRIIEYVTEEQRKYEEAEKEALERELKEKKTRKEDAKKKTPQKTKSLQKSQKGRKEQKPVLKRIS, encoded by the coding sequence ATGCCGGATAAAACCATTATCTGTAAAGCCGTAGACCGTCCGCTTGTAGATGGTGTCGAGATCGGAGGGCTGTTGACCATCATACGCCCGACTGATGAGGGAAGCTGTGTTATACCGGTGAAAGTGACAGCTATAAGTGATAAGGGCGAGATAATAGCTACGACTCCGATCGGCAAGCCGCAGAGAGTGCAGCGCCGCGTTTTCCCAAGAATAAAGATAGACAACAACATCCAGATGAAAATCCAGTTCGACCGGTATAATAGTCGGTATAAAAGCCTCAAAGTTTACGATGTAAGCGGCGGTGGTGTAGGCGCAACAATATACTCGAAAAATCCTATTGAAGTGGGGCAGCTGGCAAGGCTGGAGATGGAGCTTAGTAACCGTCAGAACAAGATAAACGCAATAGGTAAGGTTGTCCACTGTACAATGCGCGGCTCAAGCACTAGCGAGTACCTTCTTGGATTCAAGTTCGTTGAAATTAGCGAATTAGATCAGCAGAGGATTATAGAATACGTAACAGAGGAGCAGAGAAAATATGAGGAGGCAGAAAAAGAAGCGCTCGAGCGAGAATTGAAAGAAAAGAAGACGCGAAAAGAAGACGCCAAAAAGAAGACGCCTCAAAAGACAAAAAGTCTGCAAAAGAGCCAGAAAGGCCGGAAGGAGCAAAAGCCGGTACTCAAGCGCATATCTTAA
- a CDS encoding PilZ domain-containing protein, protein MSDNTALRKANSSIDSDCSQAIDFAEPGTVVRLENDYGYALYRISMVMPDKTIVCRSVESPLVDGCDVGRPLTIVHSAAEGSCVIPVKIISIADRAEIIAVMPIGKAHIEERRVFPRIKPGTNVQLRLQFDNSNSRYKSIAIHDLSGGGVGVDIYAKNPVQRGLRAKLEIDFLNRQNRIHAEGEVTHCTLLNASTRQFLLGIKFIEISQADQQKIIEFVAAELKKQEARETMLREKEAKEKKAMESELKTVKTVKTASKAAPKTAINTGKPARSVRK, encoded by the coding sequence ATGTCAGATAACACCGCGCTTCGAAAGGCAAATTCGTCAATAGATAGCGACTGCTCCCAAGCAATCGATTTTGCCGAACCCGGAACCGTCGTAAGGCTTGAAAACGATTACGGCTATGCTCTGTACAGGATATCAATGGTGATGCCCGATAAGACGATTGTATGCAGAAGCGTGGAAAGTCCTCTTGTTGATGGCTGCGATGTTGGGCGCCCCTTGACCATAGTACACTCGGCGGCTGAGGGAAGCTGCGTCATACCAGTGAAAATAATCTCTATAGCGGACAGAGCTGAGATTATAGCCGTAATGCCTATCGGTAAGGCCCATATTGAAGAGCGCCGTGTTTTCCCAAGGATAAAACCGGGGACAAATGTCCAGTTGAGGCTACAGTTTGATAACTCAAACAGCCGTTATAAAAGCATAGCGATTCATGACCTGAGTGGCGGCGGGGTTGGGGTGGATATCTATGCAAAAAATCCTGTTCAACGGGGTTTGCGGGCAAAACTGGAGATAGATTTTTTAAATCGCCAAAACAGGATACATGCAGAAGGCGAAGTTACGCACTGTACGCTATTGAACGCAAGCACGCGCCAGTTTCTGCTTGGCATAAAATTTATCGAGATAAGCCAGGCAGACCAGCAAAAAATCATTGAATTTGTGGCTGCGGAATTAAAAAAACAGGAAGCTCGTGAAACAATGTTAAGAGAAAAAGAGGCCAAAGAGAAAAAGGCGATGGAAAGCGAACTAAAAACGGTGAAAACTGTAAAAACCGCCTCAAAAGCGGCCCCAAAAACTGCAATTAATACCGGGAAGCCTGCCCGCAGTGTCCGCAAATAA
- a CDS encoding lytic transglycosylase domain-containing protein translates to MKKLKALAVIIILLALAFLWFEWFYPGRMQHLLFPLEYKDSIKKASKRYGLDPYVISAIIYEESKFNPSSESRHGAIGLMQVMPKTGKWVAAKQGRQFSVDDLYTPETNIDMGCFYYNYLLSKYGDERLALAAYNSGFKNVDRWLRDRGYASVDAVIENIPYEETRQFVQRVQRTKTVYKRLYPGAFKEVERKQNSGQLADPNHSREK, encoded by the coding sequence ATGAAAAAGTTAAAGGCACTGGCAGTCATCATAATTCTACTAGCTCTGGCCTTCCTCTGGTTTGAATGGTTTTACCCTGGAAGAATGCAGCACCTGTTATTCCCGCTTGAATATAAAGATTCCATAAAAAAAGCCAGCAAAAGATACGGCCTCGATCCATATGTGATAAGCGCAATAATCTATGAGGAGAGCAAGTTTAACCCTTCATCTGAATCCAGGCATGGGGCTATCGGTTTAATGCAAGTCATGCCCAAAACCGGAAAGTGGGTGGCGGCAAAGCAGGGAAGGCAGTTTTCCGTTGACGATCTGTATACCCCAGAAACAAATATTGATATGGGATGTTTTTACTATAACTACTTACTCTCGAAATATGGGGACGAACGGCTTGCCCTTGCTGCCTATAACTCCGGGTTTAAAAATGTAGACCGCTGGTTGAGAGACAGAGGATACGCATCGGTTGACGCTGTTATTGAGAATATCCCTTATGAAGAGACTAGGCAGTTTGTCCAGCGGGTGCAAAGGACAAAAACAGTTTATAAGCGGCTCTATCCGGGAGCGTTCAAAGAAGTTGAACGCAAGCAAAACTCAGGTCAGCTAGCCGATCCGAATCACAGCAGAGAAAAATAA